The Wolbachia endosymbiont of Spodoptera picta genome segment GTCAACGTGGCTATCATGTGCTGTCTCCTATGTTGCTTATCAATGGACATTACATGTTAATAAATAAAGGAATAGTCAGAGAAAAAAAAGAAGAAAAAGCAAAAATTGAAAAAGTAGCTGCTGATGGCGTTTTGTATTGTGATGGTAGCAAAAATTGGTTTATCAAAAATGATATTGCTTCAAATACATGGTTTACCCTAAGTACAGAAGAAATCTCCAATGATCTAGGTATTAAGCTAGAGAAATGTATATTGTGGCAAGATAATTTTGGTGGCAAATTGACTATACAGCCAATAAAGCATCTTGAATACGCAATTACTTGGTTTGCACTTTCCTTGATTTGGCTCATTATGTGCGTATTTTACTATAGGCAAAATATATATAAGTCGTAGAGATACAGTGTGGAAAAAGAAAAGCTACAAATAGAAAAAATGCAACAAAGTGGAAGAAAATACTTATTACAAGGGTTAGTGATATGTCAGTGTTGCAAATCCGTTTATTATGGAATGAGTAATGCTAAGGGAGGAAGAAGTTACTATCGTTGTCCTGGAAAACGTTTTGGTGAATGTAACAGCAAATCAATACTCGCAGATATACTAGAAGGGGTAGTATGGGAAGAAGTGAAGATGTTAAGAGGGCATATAACGAAGGAAAAGTGTGATTTATCAGAGGTAGATTGGGAGACTAAATTTAATATAATTAGAAAGTTAGTTCAGCGTATTGAAATTGATGATGATAATGTACATATGGTGTTTCGATTAAAAGAACTCGCTCTCGAAAGACAAAAAGAAGATATTCAACCTTGTACCAGAATTATAAAGAATGTAGTGCTATCAAATGCAATAGGAATGCATAAAGTTAGCAATGCCCTGGCTGCAATATCAGTTGCAGTGAAACTTGGAATTAGTGATGAAGAGATTAAAAAAGGTCTTTTGGAATTTAAAGGAGTAGCAAGGAGATTTTCTTTAATTGCCGATATTAAAGGTGTTAAGTTAATTGAGGACTATGCTCATCATCCAAATGAAATACAAGCAACCCTGGCAGCAGCACGTTTGACCACTAAAGGAAAGGTAACAGGAATTATCGAGCCGCTTCGTTTTGCTCGTATTCGTAATTTTTTTGATGAGTTCGTACGAATTTTCATGATGTTTGATTATGTAATTCTCACTCCTGTCCATCCTCCAGAAGATAAGCCTATTCCTGGCTGTGGAATTGATGATATACAAAAAGCCTTGATCAGTAATGGGTTTAATGATGTGAAGATGATGAATGATGCTTTACTCATTTCACATTTTATTAGTAATTCGACAAGTTCAGGAGATGTAGTATTATTTATTGGTGCTGGTAGTAATATAGCTAAACTAGCGAAAGAAACTGCAAAGCTGCTGCTAGTAAAATAAACTTAAGCATTG includes the following:
- a CDS encoding SURF1 family protein, with amino-acid sequence MLRKTVFIFIIPFLLLFSLGLWQLFRLSWKNNIIKNMDLPVIHLLPSDNLSKFNYRNVKIDGILSDIELYVFAGQRGYHVLSPMLLINGHYMLINKGIVREKKEEKAKIEKVAADGVLYCDGSKNWFIKNDIASNTWFTLSTEEISNDLGIKLEKCILWQDNFGGKLTIQPIKHLEYAITWFALSLIWLIMCVFYYRQNIYKS
- a CDS encoding glutamate ligase domain-containing protein, translated to MEKEKLQIEKMQQSGRKYLLQGLVICQCCKSVYYGMSNAKGGRSYYRCPGKRFGECNSKSILADILEGVVWEEVKMLRGHITKEKCDLSEVDWETKFNIIRKLVQRIEIDDDNVHMVFRLKELALERQKEDIQPCTRIIKNVVLSNAIGMHKVSNALAAISVAVKLGISDEEIKKGLLEFKGVARRFSLIADIKGVKLIEDYAHHPNEIQATLAAARLTTKGKVTGIIEPLRFARIRNFFDEFVRIFMMFDYVILTPVHPPEDKPIPGCGIDDIQKALISNGFNDVKMMNDALLISHFISNSTSSGDVVLFIGAGSNIAKLAKETAKLLLVK